The sequence below is a genomic window from Ipomoea triloba cultivar NCNSP0323 chromosome 2, ASM357664v1.
AGTGATGAAACAAGTGGTATTGGTATGTCTACAGGTACTTGGAAATATGTCGAATGCCAAGTGGAAAGCGACTTTAGATCATGCCCTGACATGCAAGCTGAATGCAAGTAAGTAGTTTTATACTCACGAGAGTTAACAGGAATTTACAGTGGTCTTTAATTCATTCCACTAAAGAAGTAATTTGGCGGGTTATATACAGGGAATAATTTTACTTGTATTGACAAAAACCTCTCCGAGCATCAACAGGTACACGATATGCTTGTATTTTCAATGTCATCATCTATCTGATCTATTTCCTTGCATTGCCTTTCTAACCTCTTATCCTACCTAACTGCAGGTTTTTGCAAATTGGGAAAATGTTTCAAAAACCTATGATGGTGCTTCGTGCTCTTCCATTAACCCTTGCCTCTTATCCCCATCTAATGATTTGGCTGCACTTTCCGTTGATTTTGGCAACTCCGGGCTGCAACATGACAAGAACAATGATGTCTTGAGCATTCTGACTTCTCAGCCCGATGACCTTTCCCAAGATATGCAATTGAGGGTTTTTGGTTCTGGTAATCAGCAGAGCCATGGGAGTGAATTGTCACCAACTAGTGCTGCAGATATTGTGTCTGATGCAATTGCTAGTTTAAAAGCTCTGAATCCATCTAATACTGATGATTTCTCTCGGCttttgagtaaaatttttgaattgttAAGTTCTGATGATATCCTTGAGAACTCTGAGCAGAATTCACGTGTTGAACATGAACAGCAATTTGCTTCCCCCAATAACTCGGAAGCTCCACATTCTGCTGAATTCTGGTCTGATATGGTTAATGAATACATCAGATGCAATGGTATTCATTCCCTCACTCTTACTGATGCAGGTCCAAGTTCTTCGACTTGCCATCAGATGCAGCATAACGAAGATGTGAATTCTGACCCGGGAAACCTCATTAATGGTACGAAGGCTCCCAAAAATACTTTTTCTCGGAGTTATCAGCATGAGGAACTTGATATTGATGATGAGCTAAGTGCAGGAGTGACAAACAAGTCTCTTCGAGTTGCTGCTATTCCCAAATGCAGCATTGGTTGGGCAAAAATGTCTAGCTACGTAAGATGGTTCTTACTGATGAAGGCTATCACATTGCATGTTGCGAAGAAGCGAAGATTGTGCTAATTAATAAGCTTCCAAAAAAGGTCCGCTAGCTGTACTTTTCGTGTAAGTTAATTTCGCCTTTTAGCATGTTTTGCGACTTGTTAGATTGGAGGGAGCACTACCCCCCAAGTgtggaaattatatatattgcttcAAAGCACTATCTAGGTTGTGATATGTGTCTTGAAAGTCGAAACATACATTGTATTTTGTGGTTTCACTTCTCCTGTTTTGTATGATTACCCATCCATCCGATCAATCTACTGTTTATTGAATTGTGTGGTTCTGAAACGATATGATTGTTCTTAGAAATTAGATGGTAATTTGCAGCTAGCGTTCAATATGTTcgtttttattttcttactaGCTAGCATGTGCATCACCAGCAGTCTTGTGTTAAGTTATGTTGTCTGATAATAGTGCGGATACCGTATGTGTACTGCAAGGAAATTCCTTGTGATAAAAGGAGTTGAAACGATGCACTTGAGCGTTCCAACAACATCCCGTAAACAATGTACATTACGCATAAATTTGCTTTTGTTTGCGTTATATGCTTGTACATATGTTCCTTGAGTACCATGGCATGTAATGTTGGTTAAAAGGTTTGTGATTTGGGTCATTAACATGGGTGATAGTTCTCGGTTTTGCAGGCTCTGGATAGCTAGCTTTTTGTGTGCTAGCTTAATTGGATTAATGAACACACACAAATAGACAATGGGTGATTCCTTTAATTTGCACCAGATAATCAGTCAGGTTTTGGTATGCTTTCTTTTCCCCCCTTTAAACTTCAAATTTCCCATTGATAGCttttgttgggcggaggcctgaaAAGTCAGTCCAGCACTTTGCTTTTCGAAAATGTGGCACTACCGCTATGCAGGTATAAGGAGATAAAGAAGCGATTGATCCTTAACAGTTTTTATAAGCACATTTACAGTGAGATACTGAGATCTtcaaaatttgagttatttgCTGTCATTCAAGTGCTTCCATTtgcaatgattttttttggagttCTTTTTGTAGGGTCAATGTTGAGATGAAAGAAATAGAAGATCATGATGCTCTGATCTTCTGGTTCTTTTTTGAATAGAGCTAACTCTATTAGctagtcaatatcgcctccaccaaggctcgaactcatgacctcccatatgggagagttaCTACTCTGCCATTTGTCATCTGAACACAAGGTACTTGTCACTGAAGAACAACGACCTCTGGATGGGAGTAGCATGGAGCTccaatatttgattatttacaAAAGCAgatatttgattattaattatttcttttgttgCTTTAATGGGTTTTAATTTAAACATACATACCTAGCTAGAATGAGAAAGCCTAGCCTCCATGAGATTTGAATTTAA
It includes:
- the LOC116010809 gene encoding uncharacterized protein LOC116010809 isoform X1, with the translated sequence MSQVHPNHGDSPTFSNPHNSPDSHHFWRAIRDMVGVCKLRMIVIAFLQHFVRSDDWVKFYGVLETTLTTLRSHNRAASRSLRLKFSQEMPGEVYTGEWIVAKGDGRLEVALVDGATGDTVIHGPGTSGKIEIVPVEGNFNPSCEDFNTNIVVGEDGRKSLLGKNPYLEMKEGNARVSGIKFKHAGKWMKKRKFRLGARFVHQPNAIRIREAVSEPFVVKDQRLKPKKRYPPSPTDEVWRLKNIGKDGPFHECLVEKKILTVEDFLVEFQKNRERLRDVLGNMSNAKWKATLDHALTCKLNARNNFTCIDKNLSEHQQVFANWENVSKTYDGASCSSINPCLLSPSNDLAALSVDFGNSGLQHDKNNDVLSILTSQPDDLSQDMQLRVFGSGNQQSHGSELSPTSAADIVSDAIASLKALNPSNTDDFSRLLSKIFELLSSDDILENSEQNSRVEHEQQFASPNNSEAPHSAEFWSDMVNEYIRCNGIHSLTLTDAGPSSSTCHQMQHNEDVNSDPGNLINGTKAPKNTFSRSYQHEELDIDDELSAGVTNKSLRVAAIPKCSIGWAKMSSYVRWFLLMKAITLHVAKKRRLC